The following proteins are co-located in the Spirosoma montaniterrae genome:
- a CDS encoding MIP/aquaporin family protein — protein MSTSPFLGELIGTMVLLLLGDGVVANVVLKQTKGNSAGWIVITAGWAFAVTIGVFVAKAFGSVDAHLNPAVTVAFAIATSDYSHVLPYISAQLIGAFLGAVLVWLQYLPHWSTTPDPFDKLACFATGPAIRSTGPNLLSEIVGTLVLILGLAGISSKNLGELAIGVGPYLVGILVWSIGLSLGGSTGYCINPARDFSPRLAHALLPIAGKGSSDWGYAWIPVAGPIIGAIIGGLLIQWYAL, from the coding sequence ATGTCTACGTCTCCGTTTCTTGGCGAATTGATTGGAACGATGGTGCTGTTGCTGCTGGGCGATGGCGTCGTGGCTAACGTCGTATTAAAACAAACCAAAGGCAACTCAGCAGGCTGGATTGTAATTACGGCGGGCTGGGCCTTTGCCGTGACCATCGGCGTGTTCGTGGCGAAAGCGTTCGGCAGCGTCGATGCCCACCTCAACCCCGCCGTAACGGTCGCGTTTGCCATTGCCACCAGCGATTACAGCCACGTTCTGCCCTATATTTCGGCTCAACTCATTGGCGCGTTTCTGGGTGCCGTGCTGGTTTGGCTGCAATACCTGCCCCACTGGTCTACCACCCCCGACCCGTTCGATAAACTGGCGTGCTTTGCCACCGGCCCGGCCATTCGCAGCACCGGCCCGAATCTGTTGAGCGAGATTGTTGGTACGCTGGTGCTGATTCTGGGGCTGGCCGGTATTTCGTCAAAAAACCTCGGCGAACTGGCTATTGGCGTTGGCCCGTATTTGGTGGGTATTTTAGTCTGGAGTATCGGCTTATCGCTCGGTGGGTCAACGGGTTACTGTATCAACCCGGCCCGTGATTTCAGCCCCCGGCTGGCCCATGCGCTGTTGCCCATCGCCGGTAAAGGGTCGTCTGATTGGGGATACGCCTGGATTCCGGTGGCTGGCCCAATCATTGGAGCCATTATCGGCGGGTTGCTGATTCAGTGGTATGCGTTGTGA
- a CDS encoding ExbD/TolR family protein, with protein MKLRRKNKFAAEVATSSLNDIMFFLLLFFLIISTVANPNVIKLLLPKAASSQQLSKKQVTLSVDSNKQYFIDKKPVDPANLENELKTIMAGIAEPTVVVRFDKSLTVQDLVDVLQTGAKLNIKMVMATSK; from the coding sequence ATGAAACTCCGACGTAAAAATAAATTTGCTGCCGAAGTAGCGACCTCGTCGCTGAACGACATCATGTTCTTTCTGCTGTTATTCTTCCTCATCATTTCGACGGTAGCAAACCCGAACGTAATCAAGCTGTTGTTGCCCAAAGCTGCATCGTCGCAGCAACTGAGCAAGAAGCAGGTAACGCTTTCGGTGGATAGCAATAAGCAATATTTTATCGACAAGAAGCCCGTTGATCCGGCCAATCTGGAGAACGAACTGAAAACCATCATGGCGGGTATTGCCGAGCCAACGGTCGTAGTTCGGTTCGATAAATCGCTGACAGTTCAGGACTTGGTCGACGTGCTGCAAACTGGTGCCAAACTGAACATCAAAATGGTAATGGCAACCTCAAAGTAG
- a CDS encoding zinc-dependent alcohol dehydrogenase family protein, with protein MKSIIFEKPGKPADILKSTEVPMPEPGPNEVRVRVVASPINPSDIMFVQNLYGIRPQLPSGAGFEGVGVVDALGEGVQMRTGMRVSFTSVGTWSEYAIAHQRSLIPVPDLMPDDVAAQLFVNPFTAYAMVQESGVKEGGWLMLTAAGSAFGKMVIQLCKMRGINTIGTVRRDDLNDELKALGLTEVINTETENMATRVKQITDGNGVACVLDAVGGHTASEALKCLGKGGTMLMYGLLSLQDPAFNVGLMIFRELTVKGFWLTDWMRRVDSATRQDVAQNVISLLSSGKIQLPVEASYSLDQIAEAVEHADRHGRWGKILVKP; from the coding sequence ATGAAAAGTATCATCTTTGAAAAGCCCGGCAAACCCGCCGATATTCTGAAATCTACCGAAGTACCAATGCCCGAACCGGGACCAAACGAGGTTCGCGTTCGGGTTGTTGCCAGCCCGATCAATCCGTCGGATATTATGTTTGTGCAGAACCTGTATGGCATCCGGCCTCAGTTGCCATCGGGCGCGGGTTTCGAGGGCGTGGGCGTGGTCGATGCGCTGGGCGAGGGCGTACAGATGCGAACCGGTATGCGCGTGAGCTTTACAAGCGTTGGTACGTGGTCGGAATACGCCATCGCGCACCAGCGAAGCCTGATTCCCGTACCCGACTTGATGCCCGACGACGTGGCCGCTCAATTGTTCGTAAACCCGTTTACGGCCTATGCCATGGTGCAGGAGTCGGGCGTAAAAGAGGGTGGCTGGCTCATGCTGACCGCAGCCGGGTCGGCGTTTGGCAAGATGGTGATTCAACTCTGTAAGATGCGCGGTATCAACACCATCGGCACCGTCCGGCGCGACGACCTCAACGACGAACTGAAAGCATTGGGCCTGACCGAAGTTATCAACACTGAAACCGAAAACATGGCAACCCGTGTGAAGCAAATCACGGACGGCAACGGCGTGGCCTGCGTGCTCGACGCGGTGGGCGGACATACAGCATCCGAAGCGTTAAAATGCCTCGGCAAAGGCGGCACTATGCTCATGTATGGTCTGCTTAGTTTGCAGGACCCAGCCTTCAACGTAGGGCTGATGATTTTCCGCGAACTGACGGTCAAAGGCTTCTGGCTCACCGACTGGATGCGCCGGGTCGATAGTGCCACGCGGCAGGATGTTGCGCAGAACGTTATCAGTTTATTATCTTCGGGAAAGATTCAACTGCCTGTCGAAGCGTCGTACTCGCTCGACCAAATTGCTGAAGCCGTCGAACATGCCGACCGGCACGGACGGTGGGGGAAGATTCTGGTAAAACCATGA
- a CDS encoding MotA/TolQ/ExbB proton channel family protein — protein MLLLQVPAVDTTAASLSATSAAAQPQSLQLFDLVAKGGWVMIPIAFLFFATLYLIFERFFVIRSQTKVDGNFVDNVRDMVAQGNIKSAESFARNQRSAMGRVFEKAVGRIGSPIKEIESTIETVGQIELSRLERNMGYLGIIAGIAPMLGFIGTISGIIRIFYDISLSDNISVGIIAGGLYEKMITSGAGLIVGVIAYTGYHLLNMMIERFTLALEVNAFEFIEVLQKPTAERVR, from the coding sequence ATGCTCCTGCTCCAGGTTCCGGCTGTCGACACCACAGCCGCGTCGCTTTCGGCCACTTCGGCGGCTGCTCAACCCCAATCATTACAACTGTTCGATCTGGTTGCCAAAGGCGGCTGGGTTATGATTCCCATCGCTTTTCTTTTCTTCGCGACGCTGTACCTGATTTTCGAGCGATTCTTTGTAATCCGGTCGCAAACCAAAGTCGATGGTAATTTTGTCGACAACGTGCGCGATATGGTAGCGCAGGGAAATATCAAATCGGCGGAGTCGTTTGCCCGTAATCAGCGGTCGGCAATGGGCCGGGTGTTCGAGAAAGCCGTTGGCCGGATTGGTTCGCCGATCAAAGAAATTGAAAGCACCATTGAGACCGTAGGACAAATCGAGCTGTCGCGGTTAGAGCGGAACATGGGTTACTTAGGCATCATTGCCGGTATTGCGCCGATGCTTGGGTTTATCGGTACTATTTCGGGTATCATTCGTATTTTCTACGACATCTCACTGTCCGATAACATCAGTGTAGGTATCATTGCCGGTGGTTTGTACGAAAAAATGATTACGTCGGGTGCGGGGCTGATTGTGGGTGTAATTGCCTACACGGGCTATCACCTGCTCAATATGATGATCGAACGCTTCACGCTCGCGCTGGAAGTGAACGCCTTCGAGTTTATCGAAGTGTTGCAAAAACCCACCGCCGAGCGGGTACGGTAA
- a CDS encoding alkane 1-monooxygenase produces MNLVKKIGFLWAYSLPTVIVGSVLVGGPGWTWAPVGFTFVLIPILDALAGRDRSNLDKDQYETALSDRFFDVLVYSYPYIHYALLLWGSYVLVTLPMTIGQQLGLMVSIGLHAGAIINVAHELGHRSSRVAQFHAKMALLSVSYMHFLIEHNRGHHVHVATPLDPATSRRGQSVYGFWWQSVVGGYRSAWRIEEKLLAKAGQPVWGIWNEMIWFTALPILLCVVLTTAFSFLTGTVVWVVAVFFAVQSVVGFLLLETINYIEHYGIVRRELSPGKYERVNPLHSWNASDRISNFILFQLQRHSDHHAYASRPYQVLRHFDESPQLPSGYPTMIVLALLPPFWFAIMNPRLDRWKTRAYRPEEIAAVVRQFA; encoded by the coding sequence ATGAACCTGGTCAAAAAAATCGGCTTCTTGTGGGCCTATAGCCTGCCCACCGTAATTGTTGGTTCGGTGCTGGTGGGCGGACCGGGCTGGACGTGGGCACCCGTCGGGTTTACGTTTGTGCTGATCCCGATTCTCGACGCGCTGGCCGGTCGCGACCGATCCAATCTCGACAAAGACCAATACGAAACAGCCCTCAGTGACCGCTTTTTCGATGTACTGGTTTACTCATACCCCTACATTCATTACGCCCTGCTGCTTTGGGGAAGCTACGTGCTGGTTACGTTACCGATGACTATTGGGCAGCAACTGGGCCTGATGGTAAGCATCGGCCTTCATGCCGGGGCCATCATCAACGTCGCCCACGAACTCGGCCATCGCAGTAGTCGGGTAGCGCAGTTTCATGCCAAAATGGCCCTGCTGTCGGTAAGCTACATGCACTTTCTGATCGAACACAATCGGGGCCATCACGTTCATGTGGCTACCCCGCTCGACCCGGCCACGTCGCGCCGGGGTCAGTCGGTGTATGGGTTTTGGTGGCAGTCGGTGGTGGGCGGCTACCGTAGCGCGTGGCGAATCGAAGAGAAATTACTGGCGAAAGCCGGGCAACCCGTTTGGGGCATCTGGAACGAGATGATCTGGTTTACGGCTCTGCCTATTTTGCTATGCGTAGTGCTAACGACTGCATTCAGCTTTTTAACTGGTACGGTGGTCTGGGTGGTAGCCGTGTTCTTCGCGGTGCAAAGTGTGGTCGGCTTTCTGCTGCTTGAAACCATTAATTACATTGAGCATTACGGTATTGTCCGGCGCGAGCTATCGCCGGGCAAATACGAACGCGTCAATCCGCTGCATTCGTGGAATGCCAGCGACCGAATCAGCAATTTTATTCTGTTTCAGCTACAACGGCATTCTGACCACCACGCCTACGCATCGCGGCCCTATCAGGTGTTGCGGCATTTCGACGAAAGCCCGCAACTGCCCAGCGGCTATCCGACCATGATTGTGCTGGCTCTGCTGCCCCCGTTCTGGTTCGCCATTATGAACCCCCGTCTCGACCGCTGGAAAACCCGCGCCTACCGCCCCGAAGAAATCGCGGCTGTGGTGCGGCAGTTTGCCTGA